The DNA sequence GATCCTCAATCAGCTTCAATCATAAGTTTACTTCTCAATTCTTCAAACTTGGCTTTCTTCAGTGGTTTTGTTAGTAAATCGGTAAGATTATCTTCTGATTTGTAGTAGATGAGCTTGATCTTTCCTTTGTTAACTTTGTCCCTGATAAAATGATATCTAGTATCAATGTGCTTGTTGTTCCCATGATCTACTGGGTTCTTAGCAAGATTGATTGCTGACTTATTATCAATCAGCAAGTAAACTGGTTCCTTCTTCTGAATCTTCATTTCTTTCAGCATTTTTCTCAACCATAGACCTTGACATGCTCCAAGGGAAGCTGCTATATACTCAGCTTCATAAGTAGATAATGCTACTGGATCTTCTTTCTTCGAGCTCCAGGAGATTAGAGCTCCACCATACATGAACACATAGGCTGCAGTGCTCTTCCTGTCATCCTTGTCCTTCCTCCAATCTGAGTCAGTATAGCCAAGc is a window from the Glycine max cultivar Williams 82 chromosome 2, Glycine_max_v4.0, whole genome shotgun sequence genome containing:
- the LOC121174158 gene encoding secreted RxLR effector protein 161-like; its protein translation is MSNCNPATTPAETGLLMSLNGEGELADATLYRQIVGSLKYLCNTRPDIAYSVGIISKFMKAPKIAHMMAAKRNLRYVKGTTDYGVLLPFGLNESNQNLLGYTDSDWRKDKDDRKSTAAYVFMYGGALISWSSKKEDPVALSTYEAEYIAASLGACQGLWLRKMLKEMKIQKKEPVYLLIDNKSAINLAKNPVDHGNNKHIDTRYHFIRDKVNKGKIKLIYYKSEDNLTDLLTKPLKKAKFEELRSKLMIEAD